The following DNA comes from Erigeron canadensis isolate Cc75 chromosome 3, C_canadensis_v1, whole genome shotgun sequence.
ATCGACTGGTACGTGATGTTGGTTGTGGTCGCATCATTGGTTGTGGCTGCCGAGCAATAGGTTGGTGGTGATGGTGTGATCGAACGGGTTGTTGTTGATGACATGCTAGACCGGGTTGAGTCCGTCCACGACCTTGCGTCTTTGACATTGTAGTTTTCAGTCTAGGATCaatgtttgtgtatatatgtttgtatagaAATGTTTGTGTGAGaattatatgtatacataaCAACGGAGGATCCggtttttttaatccaaaaaGCGCCCCTCAACTTTGAAATAGATACAAAAGTAGTCCCAAAAACGGTAACATTACCGTTCGAATTATTTACACTTTACCCCCCCCTCCCCCCAACGTTCAACTCCTGCAGCCCTCACTCAACCCTCAGCGATAATCGAGGTCGCCACCTCTAACCCTCTGTCCATCTTGCCGTAGTGACGGTCGTAACCCTCACCATCTCAAGAGCTCCCTCTATCTCCATCCTCAACTCGTTGTTGACTCCCTCCCCCTTATAATCtatatcaatattattattaaataataattaaagtaAATGAATATTCATTTTAGTGatatgattgtttttttttttttttgaacattaagtGGGTATATTTATAGATATGAAATCTAGCAAGGAGCTAGAAAAACATACAATTGCAGGGAAGATATAAATTACAGAGATTCAAACATTGAAATAATTCCATTGGGGCCAAGTGATAGCTATGTTGTTTGCTCTATTATTCATCCAGAGAAAGCTTAAACCTATGAGCTCTTTGATGGCAAAACGGAGAGAGCTTGGCTTATTGGAGAAGGTGTGCTCGTTCTTACTTTTCCATAAGATCCAACAGAAGGTAAGAATGATAAGATGAATGATCTTCTGCTTCTAGGGGTTTGTTAATGCAGTCGTGTGGAACTCCATGAGATCGTGTAGGGTATGTGGCTTTTGTAGAAGGATCTGACACCATGATTGTAGGAAGCTCCAGAGCGATCTGGCAAAAGGGCAGTGAAGAAAGAGATGCTTTGTGGTTTCGTTGTGATGATTGTTATTGATTAATGGTTAGGATGtaaaaagttgaaagttataaataatatgaaaatcaaaagggttaataaatgaatttttatgaaaatcataaaggttaataaatgattttttttgaacggcgtGTTAAACAAACTTTAACAAATAACAATAGTCTAAAGGCCTTAAACAATTGTTGTTAGTAAAAAACCATAAGTAAAATGGTGCACCTTGTTAGTGATTTAGTTCATGGCTTATAGTTTGTGTgcttcatatatgttatattctTGCTGTCTCAATTTAAAtgtattaatttgatttttagagttgtttttttttattcaaagttaACCgtaaatggtttttttttttttattatatgacatttaatgaaaattatattaaagtattataaaaacgtattactttaaaaaaaactcatttaattcatatattttacataaagtattattaaaaaaaagtatataaaatcaaaattaaaaaaaatctgaCTTAAAATATCAAACTGGACGGAACGAATATGGATGATTGATCTGCTAACTAATTGATTATTGATACATGATTTATGTGGTTAAAATTTGTTATTCTAGTTCTAGCTTCATGAAATGGTCAAACAGCATTTTCTTTATAATGTGCTATGTACCAATGGTATCTCCCCTgtctatttaataaaatactagattttagattcGTATTCAACACTGGACATgaaatttacgatattatcaatattatatctttatacatgtaagtcataaaagcttataatgttgaagatatacggtttcaagtgttatgctttgcaagttgtagtataataatcaCATGCTCGTTACTGTCTTaggattattagaatttttaatttataattaaaataaataatgaggtaagcgagagtcaatttgataaaattgagcaatttgattgattaataagatattagtttaactgtcttatagtatataatatattaagattaagataagattaaaattaagatgcTTTATTTTTCGTATATGCATTATGACAATTACTAAAaaacactttaataaaaaataatagtacaattacgcttaaaatcttaatatatatacattaaactttatttatttttaattaatcaattttaCATGTATATGATACAAcatactattggatatatattagttattatttaattaactatatattaattattatcctattagatatatattagttattattaggtaaaaagtgtaaatttgtgatggaaaagaaaaaaagtgtaaattaaagtcaaaattaaaaaaaaaaaatcaatattaagAAATCAAGGGttatgattggtcgataagttattagagcaattatactttaatataataaaagatacctttatctatattatttagAAAGAAAAGTTAAAACTTTTTATAGAGGTTCccttatcaaaaattaattcatatatCAAAGTATACTAAAGTAGAGTAGAGCATTTGTTGCTTCAAGTGGGGTCAATGGAACAGCTTTcgttaatttttattatatatttattcaacAAATTCgttaacttttattatatatttatatttattcaacAAACCTTCACGATGTAAAGAACATGATCCGTAACACACTACTAATGGACTCTTTCTATTAAagtaaatgaatgaatgaacCCACCATACCTATCAACCGttataaacaaataatttaattagATTTGAGAATCATATGGAACACACAAATTTCTGTGGAAGGGAAAATATCAAACAAACCTAAAAGTTTTCATTTATCACAAAACACATCAACCAAAATTGCATTACAAAGAGGGAATTGAAAGCAAAATTGGATCTTTCATATCACGAAAAGGCATGTGATCCTGCCACTTGCCTTAAGAGCCGTACTCCCGtagtaataaaaacaaaagtgatcaataaaagatgaattgaacactttttcttttttgtcattttcttaacaaaaattaatatttttctttgtcatatatataaaagtaaagttttatatatatgaaaaatttgTACGGTCAATTTTCTATGCATGTTATGGATGACACGTATGGTTAGTTGTATTTTTCCATAATTGGAAGTTGATGATGGTCCGAGGTTGAAGTTTAGTCGTTGAAGCAAAATTCTCTAATTGCAAATTAGCAATTAACTAACCTTTTACTTGTAATGGCTCTCAGTTCCTAGAATTCGACATCTCTTAAACATGTTGTAttgttattttcatatttttttggtGTTACAATATTTGAGCCAAAAAGTTGGTAACCGCCAATCCAAATAGACCACAAATGGTTGCATATCCAGTGTGCAAATCGTTTGTAGAGTTGATCCATCAACTATTTAGTTGTCATAGAAAAGTGGTTTTGTGTAGTGATAATGAACTCCTCGATTAGCtcacattattatataaatagaggaaaaTCGCATGTTAtaaatgttattttataatatatatatatatatatattttcatgatgtacggtgattttcagtgaagaaaaaattgttttattttacctgaaacctatatatatatatattatatatatagggggatgagaatataaggctgttaggtacctaagcttagatgttgaacactcacatattaattttttaaaccataaaaatcatgggggtccagacatttattcattaaacaataaataataaaatattattatgtgaGAGGTTACACACCTAAGGTTAGGTGTCAAACAacattatattttcttttcccatatatatatatatacccctaATAAATCTAATGATGTTCCTTTGGCTTGTATGAGAAGTAGGAATGAGCTTGTAATATCCCGTACTGTTCCTATTGCCTGTATTGTTTctgaaaatcatcaaaatatgataCCGGGCCCAATCCCATATAAACTGGTATATGTGCGGTACTGATATTTTTCGGTATCAATCTCGAAAACCACCAAAAGTGAATACCGGTTCTTGTCCCACTTGATACTCAATACCACTTCACAATACTAAAACGAAATCGAAATTTAGGAAAAAATGTTCATTCCTACATAGAAGCGTTTGTGAATTTTGATATCTTACACTTTTTCTCTCTagacatattacaataaatTCTAAAAAGAAGCTTCATACGCAGGAaaaatactattattttttgtCGATCCAGCCGTTCTCCCTCATTCCACTCGTCCAACCCTCTTCACGACCACCAGGCCGTGAGGCTTTCCAAAGGGATATTTTCTATTTACATTCCCGTCTCTTAGATAACGATTGTAAAAGCTACATGCAGGTGCAGTATTAAAGGAGTCAATTGGCCCccctcaaaattaatttttttttcaaaaaactttgaaatttttttatggatttttaaaattttttttgtctcctctaaattttctttctttcataatAGGTCTTTACCCCTTTTTAGATTTTgtcaattttggaaaaaaaatttagtacCGTTTGTGTAAATGATACATTATCTATCTCACATCAGCcatataaaaaattgtatgaCACGATTAAATAGTATACGTTGATGAAAAGAACTGgatttatgatttgtattttataaGTTGTAACAACTGGATAAATTTTTAGATGGAATGGTATatcatgtaaaaatatatattttttgatattatCGATTTAATTAATTcagaaaaagtgaaaaataacgATAGAGATAAGAAAAAGACTAATTTGATGGGACTAAActtgtttaaatattaattctttactattttaaaaaagataatcgCTTTAAAAAAATTCCAATAATGTAGGCATGAAGTATGCCAATTTGGCAAATTCTTTAATAATTTGGTCCTGCTGCTACTCACAGACTTGATACTCCCTCTATAAATACACACATTACCAAATCACACACTATTATCTAACTCAAACACTCTTCAAATTCCTCTTTCAATTTCTTCTCAAAAATCTTTCAGGTTCATCTCACATTATAtacatcgatatatatatatatatatatattttctacatATCCGTAactctatctataatatatctataattctatacaTACAGGAATTGGATGGCAAATAGGAATTTGGAGAAATTGGCATCAATTGATGCACAGTTAAGACTTTTAGTACCTGGAAAAGTTTCTGAAGATGATAAGCTTATTGAATATGATGCTTTGCTTTTAGATAAGTTTCTTGATATTCTTCAAGATTTGCATGGTGAAGATCTTAAAGAAACGGTATAATTCATACCCATTTGATTAAATTcaataaagtttgaatctttgctgtttttttgattttttttttatcgattaTATGTTCCGTTAGATTGATTGTTTTTGAGAGTTCATATCTTTTTGATCTGTTTGTtgccttttaatttattaaagatagGATCTTGGCAACTGTTTTTATGATTTAGACCTTGTTTAGTTTATTAATGAGCTTAGTGTTTGATAAAGTTGATTGCTTTATGGGTAATTAGATATGTAAGTAATGGATTATTAAGATGATTAGAGTGTGTGGTTATTAGGTGCAAGAATGTTATGAACTTTCGGCTGAATATGAAGGAAAGCGTGATCCAAAAAAGCTCGAGGAGCTCGGAAGTGTGTTGACAAGTTTGGATCCAGGAGATTCAATTGTCATTGCAAAAGCTTTTTCTCACATGCTTAACTTGGCCAATCTGGCTGAAGAGGTTCAGATTGCGTATCGAAGGAGGATTAAACTTAAGAAGGGTGATTTTGCTGATGAAGCAAATGCAACAACTGAATCTGATATTGAAGAAACTTTTAAGAAACTTGTGCATCAGCTTAAGAAATCCCCTGAAGAGGTTTTTGATGCACTCAAGAATCAGACAGTTGATTTGGTTTTAACTGCTCATCCGACACAATCTGTTCGTAGGTCTTTGCTCCAAAAGCATGGAAGGTATACCTTTATACATGTTAATCTTATAAATGTGTCGACTTTCTGATCAAATAGTCAACTTATAAGATTGGCACATTATTGTTTTAGGATTCGAAACTGTCTAGCTCAGTTGTATGCCAAAGATATCACTCCTGATGATAAGCAGGAACTAGATGAGGCTTTGGCTAGAGAAGTAAGTATAGAGATCCAaaatcttaatatttttttggtttttgttatatatttttgttattaatttgtGTTATGTGATTTGTAGATTCAAGCTGCTTTCCGTACTGATGAGATTAAGAGGACCCCTCCAACCCCTCAAGATGAGATGAGAGCAGGAATGAGCTACTTCCATGAAACAATCTGGAAGGGGGTTCCTAAATTCTTACGTCGTGTTGATACAGCTCTTAAGAATATCGGGATCAATGAACGTGTTCCATACAGTTCCCCTCTTATTCAGTTTTCTTCATGGATGGGCGGTGACCGTGATGGTATGCTCTTAAATCATTCTATATACTTAAACACAATATATATTAGCAAAAACTAATAGTCCATGCATAATGTATACAAACTTTTTCTAATCAACATCACCTAGTAATCGTACatctaatatatatctttatatacatCTCGCAAATGGGATCTACATTCTCATCttgatttttctttaataaCCCGAAACTGATAAAGAACTAAGCAAATGAAATCTTAATCAAAGTTAATGACCATTGTTGGTCTAACATTTCCCTGGAATCATTTGCAGGTAATCCAAGGGTTACTCCTGAGGTAACAAGGGATGTTTGCTTACTCGCCAGAATGATGGCTGCAAACATGTACTTTTCCCAGATAGAGGATCTAATGTTTGAGGTATGTAAATTCCTTATTTAAGGATTTCTTTATACCTATTCTCTCATTGTTATTAGTTATCCTACTTAAGAAAACGTCTTTTTCAGATGTCCATGTGGCGTTGTAATGATGAGCTTCGTGTCCGAGCTGAAGAACTCTATAGAACAGCAAGGAGAGACGTGAAGCACTACATAGgtatttattaatgttaatgaTGTTCTGTAATATGTACTACTACTATTATGATTGCAAACTACAAGAAAATGTTGCTTAATGTTTGCTTTTATTTTCTCTAGAGTTCTGGAAACAGGTTCCTCCAACTGAACCTTACCGTGTGATTCTTGGAGACGTGAgagataaattatataatacacGTGAACGAGCTCGTCATCTATTAGCCCACGAGAAATCAGACATACCAGAAGAAGCAGTTTATACAAATATTGAACAGGTATCCCTAATTCTTGCCTATGAAATTGCAGCAAATCTGTTTTATGGGTGTTTTGAAAGCTTTTAACCAACTGTTTGATAATTGCAACTTGTACTCGCACTATCGACTTTTAATATCTGGAATTCTGGATAAACAATAATGTTTCTGATAACAGCTGCCTCACTAGACGGTGTTTCACAAAATGTGCTTTTGGGTCATTTTGTGTACAAATGTTATAAATAATCAGATTTTGTCAAACAACCAAATGCTGCTTATAACTACTTAAAACAACAAATGTACATCCAAACACTACATCCTACAACTCCTAATTTTATTTGAGTTTCTGATTATGATTTGCTGACCCACTTAATCACTGTCCAAACACACATTGAAGCTTCACCTTATGTTCCTCCCTATACAAATCACCTTGTGTGTAACATCATTTTCCTTCATGCtctttgtaatcatattttcattattttgcaGTTCTTGGAACCTCTGGAGCTATGCTACCGATCTCTGTGTGATTGTGGTGACCGTGTGATTGCTGATGGAAGCCTTCTTGATTTTTTGAGGCAAGTGTCCACATTTGGACTCTCACTTGTGAAACTTGATATAAGACAAGAATCTGATCGCCACACGGATGTCCTTGATGCTATCACTCAACATTTGGAAATCGGGTCTTATCGTGAGTGGTCAGAAGAGAAGCGCCAAGAATGGCTTCTAGCCGAGCTTGGTGGCAAACGTCCACTTTTTGGCTCTGATCTTCCTAAAACAGAGGAGATTAAGGATGTTTTGGATACATTTGCTGTTTTGGCGGAACTTCCATCGGATTGTTTTGGTGCTTACATCATTTCAATGGCCACATCACCTTCTGATGTGCTTGCTGTTGAGCTTCTTCAACGTGAATGCCATGTAAAGAAACCATTACGAGTGGTCCCACTTTTTGAGAAACTTGCAGATCTTGAGGCGGCTCCGGCTGCCATGGCTCGCCTTTTCTCAGTTGATTGGTACAAAAACCGGATCAATGGTAAGCAAGAAGTCATGATTGGATACTCTGATTCAGGAAAAGATGCTGGACGATTTACTGCTGCATGGCAGCTTTACAAGGCTCAAGAAGACCTTATTAAGGTTGCAAAGGAGTTTGGAGTTAAGCTTGTCATGTTCCATGGGCGTGGTGGGACTGTTGGTAGAGGAGGTGGTCCCACCCATCTGGCTATCTTATCCCAGCCCCCAGAAACTATTCATGGGTCTTTAAGAGTCACGGTTCAGGGTGAGGTCATTGAGCAATCTTTTGGTGAGGAACATTTGTGTTTTAGAACACTTCAAAGGTTTTGTGCAGCCACCCTCGAGCACGGGATGAACCCCCCAATTTCACCACTACCTGAATGGCGTAAACTTATGGACGAAATTGCAGTTTTGGCAACAGAACAGTATCGTTCCATTGTATTTCAAGAACCACGATTTGTCGAGTATTTCCGCCTTGTGAGTATCTTTATTATACCttacattttgattttctttcagAATCTGGTTTTCATATATGCTGTTGCGGGTGATTATAGAATTTTTAGCTATAAGGGCAGAATTGTGAAGttggatgggttgggtaacaagTGTTGCTTTCTGGTACAGGGCACGCGGTCAGGTTGACCTGAACACTGTTCTAAATTTATCAGTTATGATTCTTTGAATAATTCTTAGTATGTGAGATATGATCTTGATATCATATTtcatgttataaaaatatatttatctgaataaaatacactttggtAGTATTCAACCCATttcatgttcatttttattttttagtgaaCTTTTCTTTTATCCATACGAGGGATTGGAGAAAAAACATAATTCGAATTGTCAGTCAAaatttaaggggttaaaattGTCACTTCTAATTACACCTTTTTTCTGTTTCACAGGCCACCCCAGAACTGGAGTATGGGCGTATGAATATTGGAAGTCGCCcatcaaaaagaaaaccaagtGGTGGAATCGAATCACTCAGAGCTATTCCATGGATCTTCGCATGGACTCAAACCAGGTTCCATCTTCCTGTTTGGCTCGGGTTTGGGGCAGCGTTCAAGCATGCCATTCAAAAGGACAGCAAGAATCTTAAAATGCTACAAGAAATGTACAAAACCTGGCCTTTCTTCAGAGTCACTATTGATTTAGTTGAAATGGTGTTTGCTAAAGGAGACCCAGGCATTGCTGCACTGAATGACAAGCTCCTTGTCTCAGAAGATCTATGGTCCTTTGGAGAATTGTTGAGAGCAAACTATGAAGAAACCAAGGATTATCTCCTCAAGGTACGATTTTCTACATTAAAAAGTTATACTCTTGGGTGGTTGGACAAGTTGAATGACGAGTAAAATCGGGTTTGGGTTGAAACATGTTATTCTTCAATATGGGTTGAAAGAGATATGATTGGGTTGACCCACCAACACTTTTTTTCTCCCCCtttttcattaatatttaaaaatataatgaatatGTTATTCATGTTTACACGAATACTTACAATTGTAACCTAACAACGTAGAATGAAATGATTCTCGAGGGTCTAGGGTTATGTTTTTAAAGTAGAGCTGGATGAATATCAACCCATGTGACTGATATAAAGAATTTGACTCGTTTAAGAtaaaacataatcaagattgACCCTTTCAAAGTAGCTACTCGGCTGATAAGAGTTTCTTGTGATATTTGTAGATTGCTGGTCATAAGGACCTCCTTGAAGGTGATCCCTACTTGAAACAGAGACTTCGTCTCCGTGATTCATACATCACAACCTTGAATGTATGCCAAGCTTATACTCTTAAAAGGATCCGTGATCCAAACTACCATGTGACATTGAGACCTCATATCTCCAAAGAGTATGAGCCAAGCAAACCGGCTGATGAGCTTATCCACCTGAACCCTACTAGTGAGTATGCACCAGGTTTGGAGGACACACTCATCTTGACCATGAAGGGTATTGCTGCTGGAATGCAGAACACCGGTTAAGTGCTCATCACAAAGTGCAAGTACTTTGCCTTTTCACACTTTTGGACATTGAAAAGGCAGTGTCATGGACTCACGGCTATGTTTACATGTTTTCcagagtttttttttcttgcaaTCTCGCGGATGATGtttaagaaaatcatgttttgtaCTTCACCATTTCTGCATTGCTGAAGTTGTACTATATGCACCATCGATGATGGTTTATCCAATaaataaagtacttatgttcgcATTTACTTTCTTTGTTACCATTTCTTGTATCAAATTACTATCGTTGTTTTTATATACTTGTAGCAATCATCATAACATAACTTTTTCGTCATATAAGATCTCGAAATAGATAGCTAAAATTCATTTGCCCGCCTTGCACACTTCATGGAATACAGTCTAATACCCGACAAGTTTTAATATAAGAGTCACCTCCTCACTCGGTGCTCTAATACAAAACCAGGCTTTATGGATGGGAGTTTTAAATTGTGTAAATTTTTTGAAGTTATTATTgtgttttaaaaacaaaaccGACTGATTTTAGACATATTTAATAAGCAATGGGTTAAATATTTTTGAGTCAGAAGTTAAAAGGATTTGATAAAACATAGTTGAGAAATATGATTCGCTTGTTATCACatgtataaaaatgttatacacGTCCACTTGAGTAACGAATCCTAAGGTCCTTTCTGTTATTCGTAATAAACAATGT
Coding sequences within:
- the LOC122592649 gene encoding phosphoenolpyruvate carboxylase 1; protein product: MANRNLEKLASIDAQLRLLVPGKVSEDDKLIEYDALLLDKFLDILQDLHGEDLKETVQECYELSAEYEGKRDPKKLEELGSVLTSLDPGDSIVIAKAFSHMLNLANLAEEVQIAYRRRIKLKKGDFADEANATTESDIEETFKKLVHQLKKSPEEVFDALKNQTVDLVLTAHPTQSVRRSLLQKHGRIRNCLAQLYAKDITPDDKQELDEALAREIQAAFRTDEIKRTPPTPQDEMRAGMSYFHETIWKGVPKFLRRVDTALKNIGINERVPYSSPLIQFSSWMGGDRDGNPRVTPEVTRDVCLLARMMAANMYFSQIEDLMFEMSMWRCNDELRVRAEELYRTARRDVKHYIEFWKQVPPTEPYRVILGDVRDKLYNTRERARHLLAHEKSDIPEEAVYTNIEQFLEPLELCYRSLCDCGDRVIADGSLLDFLRQVSTFGLSLVKLDIRQESDRHTDVLDAITQHLEIGSYREWSEEKRQEWLLAELGGKRPLFGSDLPKTEEIKDVLDTFAVLAELPSDCFGAYIISMATSPSDVLAVELLQRECHVKKPLRVVPLFEKLADLEAAPAAMARLFSVDWYKNRINGKQEVMIGYSDSGKDAGRFTAAWQLYKAQEDLIKVAKEFGVKLVMFHGRGGTVGRGGGPTHLAILSQPPETIHGSLRVTVQGEVIEQSFGEEHLCFRTLQRFCAATLEHGMNPPISPLPEWRKLMDEIAVLATEQYRSIVFQEPRFVEYFRLATPELEYGRMNIGSRPSKRKPSGGIESLRAIPWIFAWTQTRFHLPVWLGFGAAFKHAIQKDSKNLKMLQEMYKTWPFFRVTIDLVEMVFAKGDPGIAALNDKLLVSEDLWSFGELLRANYEETKDYLLKIAGHKDLLEGDPYLKQRLRLRDSYITTLNVCQAYTLKRIRDPNYHVTLRPHISKEYEPSKPADELIHLNPTSEYAPGLEDTLILTMKGIAAGMQNTG